The following coding sequences are from one Odocoileus virginianus isolate 20LAN1187 ecotype Illinois chromosome 7, Ovbor_1.2, whole genome shotgun sequence window:
- the PGAM1 gene encoding phosphoglycerate mutase 1 gives MAAYKLVLIRHGESTWNLENRFSGWYDADLSPAGHEEAKRGGQALRDAGYEFDICFTSVQKRAIRTLWTVLDAIDQMWLPVVRTWRLNERHYGGLTGLNKAETAAKHGEAQVKIWRRSYDVPPPPMEPDHPFYSNISKDRRYADLTEDQLPSCESLKDTIARALPFWNEEIVPQIKEGKRVLIAAHGNSLRGIVKHLEGLSEEAIMELNLPTGIPMVYELDKNLKPIKPMQFLGDEETVRKAMEAVAAQGKAKK, from the exons ATGGCCGCCTACAAGCTGGTGCTGATCCGACATGGTGAGAGCACATGGAACCTGGAGAACCGTTTCAGCGGCTGGTACGACGCGGACCTGAGCCCAGCAGGGCACGAGGAGGCGAAGCGAGGCGGGCAGGCGCTGAGAG ATGCTGGCTATGAGTTTGACATCTGCTTCACCTCAGTGCAGAAGAGAGCAATCCGGACCCTCTGGACAGTGCTGGATGCCATTGACCAAATGTGGCTGCCAGTGGTGAGGACTTGGCGCCTTAACGAGCGACACTATGGGGGTCTGACTGGCCTCAATAAGGCAGAAACTGCTGCCAAACATGGTGAGGCACAGGTCAAGATCTGGAGGCGCTCTTATGACGTCCCGCCACCGCCCATGGAGCCCGACCATCCCTTCTATAGCAACATCAGTAAG GATCGCAGGTACGCAGACCTCACCGAAGACCAGCTGCCCTCCTGTGAGAGTCTGAAAGACACAATTGCCAGAGCTCTGCCCTTTTGGAATGAAGAAATTGTCCCCCAGATCAAGGAGGGGAAACGGGTACTAATTGCAGCCCACGGCAACAGCCTTCGGGGCATCGTCAAGCATCTGGAGG GTCTCTCTGAAGAGGCTATCATGGAGCTGAACCTGCCGACTGGCATTCCCATGGTCTATGAATTGGACAAGAACTTGAAGCCCATCAAGCCCATGCAGTTCCTGGGGGATGAAGAGACCGTGCGTAAAGCCATGGAGGCTGTGGCTGCCCAGGGCAAGGCCAAGAAGTGA